The Dehalococcoidia bacterium genome includes a window with the following:
- a CDS encoding ABC transporter substrate-binding protein — translation MPNTGSYWSRFAQGRLSRRRALTGAAGLGIGAAALSLVGCGGGGDGGGGSGGGASTQDEGTPKPGGIWKQATITLPTHFSPFHPGADPSFANTWRRETGYYDRLWATREVPDPTRQRYGRLAASWEVVGDTIVNVKLNPAKFHSIPGNQYATGRDLTAEDVVKTVEFLKVPPASGGSFIQSGKDLKSVTAVDNLTLRFEMHGPRAFFFERMNVLVPPKEMLDEQILKTHPPVGTGPFMYKEHRQNSSEDVVRNPNYFVKDRPYLAGKSLVFLGDAAAIEAAFRANQIDDTPENWPNKLTAETVAKDMGSKIKNYTYPSTSGMAMLVNIHREPFKDIRVREAIYRAIDIDRIINVVFLGDGEKTWYFSNARTERFPVGRKAVEQYVGYDPKKAADLLRASGADLSKTYELMVPPEAQTWVDGGGLVAEDLQKVGFKLRVNPVVRNIYLQRAGPKPGDFDITMTVFLDYQYMRTNSGTFWDNTSLEDPEVDALVDKIEATIDDQARAKLSNEVEIMLAKKYSPLIPMLSTNLHGSYFAYMKGINFEGSRSGQGSWQIDRWKDQA, via the coding sequence ATGCCAAACACGGGCTCTTACTGGAGCAGATTCGCGCAAGGACGGCTGAGCCGGAGGCGCGCGCTTACCGGCGCGGCGGGGTTGGGCATTGGCGCCGCGGCGCTGAGCCTGGTCGGCTGCGGCGGCGGCGGTGACGGGGGTGGTGGCTCCGGAGGCGGCGCCAGTACGCAGGACGAAGGGACGCCGAAACCCGGTGGCATCTGGAAGCAGGCGACCATCACCCTGCCGACCCACTTCAGCCCCTTCCACCCGGGCGCCGACCCGTCTTTCGCCAACACCTGGCGTCGCGAGACCGGCTACTACGACCGCCTCTGGGCGACGCGGGAGGTACCCGACCCTACCCGCCAGCGCTATGGCAGGCTTGCCGCTTCGTGGGAGGTCGTCGGAGACACCATAGTCAACGTGAAGTTGAACCCGGCGAAGTTCCACAGCATCCCGGGCAACCAGTACGCGACGGGACGTGACCTGACGGCTGAAGACGTGGTCAAGACGGTCGAGTTCCTCAAGGTGCCGCCCGCTTCCGGCGGCTCCTTCATCCAGAGCGGCAAGGACCTCAAGAGCGTCACGGCGGTTGACAACTTAACGCTCCGTTTCGAGATGCACGGGCCTCGCGCTTTCTTCTTCGAGCGCATGAACGTCCTTGTCCCGCCCAAGGAGATGCTGGATGAGCAGATCCTCAAGACGCACCCTCCGGTCGGTACCGGTCCCTTCATGTACAAGGAGCACCGCCAGAACAGCTCCGAGGACGTAGTCCGCAACCCGAACTACTTCGTCAAGGACCGCCCGTACCTGGCCGGCAAGAGCCTCGTCTTCCTGGGCGACGCGGCCGCCATCGAGGCTGCCTTCCGGGCCAATCAGATCGATGACACGCCGGAGAACTGGCCCAACAAGCTCACCGCCGAGACCGTCGCGAAGGACATGGGGTCGAAGATCAAGAACTACACCTACCCTTCGACCAGCGGCATGGCCATGCTCGTCAACATCCACCGCGAGCCGTTCAAGGACATCCGGGTCCGCGAGGCCATCTATCGCGCCATCGACATCGACCGCATCATCAACGTCGTTTTCCTGGGCGACGGCGAGAAGACCTGGTACTTCTCGAACGCCCGCACGGAGCGCTTCCCGGTCGGCCGAAAGGCCGTCGAGCAGTACGTGGGTTACGACCCCAAGAAGGCCGCTGACCTGCTTCGCGCCTCTGGCGCCGACCTCAGCAAGACCTATGAGCTCATGGTTCCGCCCGAGGCCCAGACCTGGGTGGACGGCGGCGGCCTGGTGGCGGAGGACCTGCAGAAGGTCGGCTTCAAGCTGCGCGTCAACCCCGTTGTCCGCAACATCTACCTGCAGCGCGCCGGACCGAAGCCGGGTGACTTCGACATCACGATGACCGTGTTCCTGGACTACCAGTACATGCGCACGAACTCCGGCACCTTCTGGGACAACACGTCCCTCGAGGACCCGGAGGTCGACGCCCTCGTCGACAAGATCGAGGCGACGATCGACGACCAGGCGCGGGCCAAGTTGTCGAACGAGGTCGAGATCATGCTGGCAAAGAAGTACTCGCCCCTGATTCCGATGCTTTCGACGAACCTGCACGGCTCCTACTTCGCCTACATGAAGGGCATCAACTTCGAAGGCAGCCGGTCCGGCCAGGGCAGCTGGCAGATCG